A genomic segment from Geitlerinema sp. PCC 7407 encodes:
- a CDS encoding TIGR00266 family protein — protein sequence MRYEIHGTVMQTVDIYLQAGESVYTESGGMAWMRGDLEMKTNTKGGLMAGLGRALAGESLFMTTYVCRSSAGMVVFAPEAPGKIMAIDLAAGQSLICQKDAFMCAESSVKLEMHFRRKLGAGFFGGEGFILQKVTGPGTVFLEIPGEVREYDLRPGESMQVDPGHLAVFEPTVSYDITMVKGLRNIFLSGEGLFLAKMTGPGKIWLQSLPLTNLAAKIAQHLPPQGGSS from the coding sequence ATGCGCTACGAAATTCACGGCACCGTCATGCAAACCGTGGACATCTATCTACAGGCGGGAGAATCCGTCTACACCGAGTCCGGTGGGATGGCGTGGATGCGCGGTGACCTAGAAATGAAAACCAACACCAAAGGCGGCCTGATGGCCGGTTTGGGGCGCGCCTTGGCCGGTGAGTCGCTGTTTATGACCACCTATGTCTGCCGCAGCAGCGCTGGGATGGTGGTGTTTGCGCCGGAGGCCCCGGGCAAGATTATGGCGATCGACTTGGCAGCGGGACAGAGCCTGATTTGCCAAAAAGATGCCTTTATGTGCGCAGAGTCCAGCGTCAAGCTAGAGATGCACTTCCGGCGCAAGCTGGGGGCGGGTTTCTTTGGCGGTGAGGGCTTCATCCTGCAAAAGGTGACCGGGCCGGGGACTGTCTTTTTGGAGATTCCGGGCGAGGTGCGCGAATATGACCTGCGGCCCGGGGAGTCGATGCAGGTCGATCCGGGACACTTGGCGGTTTTCGAGCCGACGGTGAGCTACGACATCACGATGGTCAAAGGCCTGCGAAATATCTTCTTGAGCGGCGAAGGGCTGTTTTTGGCCAAGATGACCGGACCGGGCAAGATTTGGCTGCAAAGCTTGCCGCTGACCAACTTGGCAGCGAAGATCGCCCAGCACCTGCCGCCCCAGGGAGGCAGCAGCTAG
- a CDS encoding DUF2301 domain-containing membrane protein, with translation MASQPPLKVYQGQFGDFTITKGDRRGVQIYRGALLVAALCFAVGSGLILARGPEPWVLQSLTILYGVFCGALGVSLFTIHIYMVVLHRALQGAWLVGCLVSGAIALRTSEPLLLYLYEQPLTLLGVGFVFVALTGIFFKEAFCFDRLETKLLTPLVPLLLLGHLVGILPVALEQGLLAVWALLFLVFALRKTVQEIPADIGDKSVFDHLKAQRAIPGS, from the coding sequence ATGGCGTCACAACCCCCGCTGAAGGTCTACCAGGGCCAGTTTGGCGATTTTACGATTACCAAGGGCGATCGCCGGGGCGTGCAGATTTACCGAGGGGCGCTGCTGGTGGCGGCTCTCTGTTTTGCCGTGGGCAGCGGCCTGATCTTGGCCCGAGGGCCTGAGCCCTGGGTGCTCCAGAGCCTGACGATTTTGTATGGGGTGTTTTGTGGGGCGCTCGGCGTGAGTCTGTTCACCATTCATATCTATATGGTGGTTCTTCACCGGGCCTTGCAGGGGGCCTGGCTGGTGGGCTGTTTGGTCTCCGGGGCGATCGCCCTGCGCACCTCCGAGCCGCTGCTGCTCTACCTCTACGAGCAGCCCTTGACGCTGCTGGGGGTGGGTTTTGTTTTCGTTGCTCTGACCGGCATTTTCTTCAAAGAAGCCTTTTGCTTCGATCGCCTAGAAACCAAGCTACTCACGCCCCTGGTGCCGCTGCTGCTCTTGGGCCATCTGGTGGGCATTTTGCCGGTGGCCCTGGAGCAGGGCCTGCTGGCGGTTTGGGCGCTGCTGTTTCTGGTGTTTGCCCTGCGCAAGACGGTGCAGGAGATTCCCGCCGACATTGGCGACAAGTCGGTGTTTGACCACCTCAAGGCTCAGAGGGCCATTCCGGGCAGCTAG
- a CDS encoding zinc ribbon domain-containing protein — protein sequence MVYIVGLPSGQQLTLENHGYQTLLTLSQQQTGQQQSQRSSFMTGAWTGLPQVFQTVHGAIARFETAQGIFQVQIVGSAMAAIAPSPIADAKELPLQVISGPNALGMQPMQPMQPMQPFAPMSMSMGNLEMHLSPPPPEPDRPAVNQPNPERSPVAQRFCTQCGEPAEKGDRFCGACGHPLRSPT from the coding sequence ATGGTGTATATTGTTGGGTTGCCGTCGGGTCAGCAACTGACGCTAGAAAATCACGGCTACCAAACCCTCTTGACCCTCTCTCAGCAGCAGACGGGGCAGCAGCAGAGCCAGCGCAGTAGCTTCATGACCGGGGCGTGGACCGGGCTGCCCCAGGTTTTTCAGACGGTTCACGGGGCGATCGCCCGCTTCGAGACGGCCCAGGGCATCTTCCAGGTGCAGATCGTCGGGTCGGCTATGGCGGCGATCGCCCCCTCTCCGATCGCCGATGCCAAAGAGCTGCCTCTACAGGTGATTTCAGGACCTAATGCCTTGGGAATGCAGCCCATGCAGCCCATGCAGCCCATGCAGCCTTTCGCGCCGATGTCGATGTCCATGGGCAACCTGGAAATGCACCTCAGCCCCCCGCCGCCAGAACCCGATCGGCCCGCCGTCAATCAGCCGAACCCGGAGCGATCGCCTGTGGCGCAGCGCTTTTGTACCCAGTGTGGCGAGCCCGCCGAGAAGGGCGATCGCTTTTGCGGGGCCTGCGGCCATCCCCTGCGATCGCCCACCTAA
- a CDS encoding chorismate lyase, which produces MAAAFPSKQSATIPAVWHALTPVWSGDEDVVRQGLPHEQLAPTWQLLLLGDGSPTRHLQLLTGEPTEVDVIDMSPVGIDTDHAPELIKMVPGPRLRRQVWLRTASGQRLAYAASWWEASHVDEYLQNRSLPIWASLARLRTELYRDVQGIHYGHSPALEQAFGQSGPFWGRHYLFWHHGQPLTLIYEVFSPYLERYLGPAKLPKMK; this is translated from the coding sequence TTGGCTGCCGCTTTCCCCTCAAAGCAAAGTGCGACGATCCCAGCCGTCTGGCATGCCCTCACGCCAGTGTGGTCCGGTGACGAAGACGTAGTGCGACAGGGATTGCCCCATGAGCAACTCGCCCCTACTTGGCAGCTGCTGCTCTTGGGGGATGGCTCACCGACCCGGCACCTCCAGCTCCTCACCGGAGAACCGACGGAAGTAGACGTGATCGACATGTCCCCAGTGGGCATCGACACAGACCATGCGCCCGAACTGATCAAGATGGTGCCAGGGCCTCGCCTGCGGCGACAGGTCTGGCTGCGGACGGCCTCCGGCCAGCGCTTGGCCTATGCTGCCTCCTGGTGGGAAGCCAGTCACGTAGACGAGTACTTGCAAAACCGATCGCTACCGATCTGGGCCAGTCTGGCGCGGCTGCGGACCGAGCTGTATCGCGACGTCCAGGGTATTCACTACGGCCACTCGCCCGCCCTAGAGCAAGCTTTTGGACAATCAGGGCCATTTTGGGGCCGCCACTACCTGTTTTGGCACCATGGCCAGCCCCTAACGCTGATTTACGAGGTTTTCTCTCCCTATTTGGAGCGCTATCTTGGCCCCGCAAAACTGCCAAAAATGAAATAA
- a CDS encoding RNA methyltransferase, with the protein MESPSRQNYRDLPRHSLVVCGSLVHNPANLGSLCRMAEAFRLESLVLPDLAVAEDWAFRHLAVSTHRWQPLATCPRDRLVPWLAEQQRRGYCAIALHLCPEAVPLPQFAFPRRSLLVLGQELTGVPESVAAACDRALVIPQWGMVESLNVSVAAAIAAYAYTQQHPLEMP; encoded by the coding sequence ATGGAATCGCCGAGTCGACAAAATTATCGCGATTTGCCCCGCCATTCTCTGGTGGTGTGCGGGTCGCTGGTCCACAATCCGGCGAATCTGGGCAGCCTGTGCCGGATGGCAGAGGCGTTTCGCCTGGAGTCGTTGGTGCTCCCGGATTTGGCGGTGGCGGAGGACTGGGCGTTTCGCCATTTGGCGGTGTCGACCCATCGGTGGCAGCCCTTGGCGACCTGTCCCCGCGATCGCCTGGTGCCCTGGCTGGCCGAGCAGCAGCGGCGGGGCTACTGCGCGATCGCCCTGCATCTGTGCCCTGAGGCGGTGCCGCTGCCGCAGTTTGCCTTTCCGCGGCGATCGCTGCTGGTGCTGGGCCAGGAGCTCACGGGTGTGCCGGAGTCGGTGGCGGCGGCCTGCGATCGCGCGCTGGTGATTCCCCAGTGGGGGATGGTGGAGTCGCTGAATGTGAGCGTGGCGGCGGCGATCGCGGCCTATGCCTACACCCAGCAGCACCCCCTAGAGATGCCTTAA
- a CDS encoding S-adenosyl-l-methionine hydroxide adenosyltransferase family protein — protein MTANRILTLLTDFGLTDVYVGVMKGAIAAINRDIQVIDLTHDIAPQDVAAARFNLMNAYSYFPAGTVHVAVVDPGVGSQRRGVAVAFDGGWLVGPDNGLLSGVLSQRPAIAAVALTNPDYWRSPVASATFHGRDIFAPVGAHLASGVPLSALGCPVDPATLSALALAPYHVTDTGLEGCIQHIDRFGNLITNIPNDQVKDRTWAIALGRLRIPGCTTYSDIELQQPLALPGSHGWVEVAVNGGDAHFQLRLNWGDRIQIVLQ, from the coding sequence ATGACTGCGAACCGCATTCTGACGCTGCTAACGGATTTTGGCCTGACGGATGTCTATGTGGGGGTGATGAAGGGGGCGATCGCCGCCATCAACCGCGACATTCAGGTGATCGACCTGACCCACGACATCGCGCCCCAGGACGTCGCGGCCGCTCGCTTCAATCTAATGAACGCCTACAGCTACTTCCCGGCGGGGACGGTGCACGTCGCAGTGGTCGACCCAGGCGTCGGCAGCCAGCGGCGCGGCGTGGCGGTTGCCTTCGACGGGGGATGGCTCGTGGGGCCGGACAACGGCCTGCTGAGCGGGGTGCTGAGCCAGCGACCGGCGATCGCGGCGGTGGCGCTGACCAACCCAGACTACTGGCGATCGCCCGTGGCCAGCGCCACCTTTCACGGGCGAGACATTTTTGCGCCGGTGGGCGCGCATTTGGCCTCCGGGGTGCCCCTGAGCGCCCTGGGCTGCCCCGTTGACCCGGCGACTCTGAGCGCGCTGGCTCTGGCCCCCTATCACGTCACCGACACTGGCCTCGAGGGCTGCATCCAGCACATCGATCGCTTCGGCAACCTGATAACCAACATCCCCAATGACCAGGTCAAAGATCGCACGTGGGCGATCGCTCTAGGGCGGCTGCGAATTCCGGGGTGCACGACCTACAGCGATATCGAGCTCCAGCAGCCTCTGGCGCTGCCGGGGAGCCACGGCTGGGTCGAAGTTGCCGTCAATGGCGGCGACGCCCACTTTCAGCTGCGCCTCAACTGGGGCGATCGCATCCAAATTGTTTTGCAATGA